The following are encoded together in the Lathyrus oleraceus cultivar Zhongwan6 chromosome 3, CAAS_Psat_ZW6_1.0, whole genome shotgun sequence genome:
- the LOC127127245 gene encoding heat shock cognate 70 kDa protein: protein MMPKKYEGHAVGIDLGTAYSCVAVWHDVHARVEIIHNDQGNRTTPSCVAFTHKQRLIGEAAKDQAATNPQNTIFDAKRLIGRKFSDDVVQKDINMWPFKVVADANNKPMVVVDYKGQEKHLCAEEISSMVLTKMRQIAEAYLESPVKNAVITVPAYFNDSQRKSTIDAGAIAGLDVMRIIAEPTAAAIAYGLDKKTACVGERNIFVFDLGGGTFDVSLVTIKDKVFQVKATAGNSHLGGEDFDNRMVNYFLEEFNRKNKVDISRNPRALRRLRSKCERAKKLLSFSFDTTIEVDALFEGIDFFSSISRAKFEEINMDLFNECMETVESCLTDSKMDKSCIDDVVLVGGSSRIPKLQQLLGDFFNGKDLCNSINPDEAVAFGAAVQAALLSDGIKNVPSLVLIDVTPLSLGFRKPHDRMRVVIPKNTIIPVKKAIMCKTVIDNQTLVMVGVYEGERTRASDNNVLGSFTLSGIPTAPRGHPISVNFSIDENGILAVCAKEASTGIMNEIVITDYKERLSAEEIQKLIREADIYSAEDKKFQEMAEAKSKLENCVYKLETVLKKQEVKLKLSKLKNIQINAAIKRAKILLDDNHMHEIDVLKNHMNKLDSMYLDIIL, encoded by the exons ATGATGCCTAAGAAATATGAAGGGCATGCCGTGGGAATAGACCTTGGCACAGCTTATTCTTGTGTTGCAGTGTGGCATGATGTACACGCTAGAGTTGAGATTATTCACAATGACCAAGGCAACAGAACCACACCTTCTTGTGTTGCTTTCACTCACAAACAAAGATTGATTGGTGAAGCAGCTAAGGATCAAGCTGCTACAAACCCACAAAACACTATCTTTG ATGCTAAGAGGTTAATAGGTAGGAAATTCAGTGATGATGTTGTTCAAAAAGACATCAACATGTGGCCATTCAAAGTCGTTGCTGATGCAAACAACAAACCCATGGTAGTTGTTGATTACAAGGGTCAGGAGAAGCACCTCTGTGCTGAGGAAATTTCATCAATGGTCCTCACAAAGATGCGTCAGATTGCAGAAGCATATTTGGAATCACCGGTTAAGAATGCAGTCATTACTGTGCCAGCTTATTTCAATGATTCTCAACGAAAATCCACCATTGATGCTGGTGCCATTGCTGGCCTTGATGTTATGCGGATAATTGCCGAGCCTACTGCTGCTGCTATTGCATATGGCCTTGACAAGAAAACTGCTTGTGTGGGAGAACgcaatatttttgtatttgaccTTGGTGGTGGAACTTTTGACGTGTCTCTTGTAACAATCAAGGATAAGGTCTTCCAAGTTAAGGCTACCGCTGGAAACTCCCACCTTGGTGGTGAGGACTTTGATAATAGAATGGTGAACTACTTTTTAGAGGAGTTCAATAGGAAGAACAAAGTGGACATTAGTAGAAACCCAAGAGCCTTAAGGAGGTTGAGATCTAAATGCGAGAGGGCGAAAAAGTTACTCTCTTTTTCTTTTGACACCACTATTGAGGTAGATGCATTATTTGAGGGCATCGACTTCTTTTCATCAATTTCTCGTGCTAAGTTTGAGGAAATCAATATGGACCTTTTTAATGAATGTATGGAGACAGTTGAGAGTTGTCTTACTGACTCTAAGATGGACAAGAGTTGTATAGATGATGTTGTCCTTGTTGGTGGCTCTTCTAGGATTCCCAAACTGCAGCAGTTATTAGGGGACTTTTTCAATGGAAAGGATTTGTGCAATAGCATCAATCCTGATGAGGCTGTTGCTTTTGGTGCAGCTGTGCAGGCTGCGTTGCTAAGTGATGGCATTAAGAATGTTCCAAGTTTGGTATTGATCGATGTTACACCATTGTCTTTAGGTTTTAGAAAGCCTCATGATAGAATGAGAGTAGTGATTCCTAAGAATACTATTATACCTGTCAAGAAGGCAATAATGTGTAAAACGGTTATAGATAACCAAACTTTAGTTATGGTAGGGGTTTATGAGGGTGAGAGAACGAGAGCTAGTGACAACAATGTTCTTGGTTCTTTTACACTGTCTGGGATTCCAACTGCCCCACGTGGCCATCCTATAAGTGTAAACTTTTCTATTGATGAGAACGGTATTTTGGCAGTTTGTGCTAAGGAAGCATCCACGGGCATCATGAATGAGATTGTGATAACAGATTATAAAGAGAGGTTATCTGCAGAAGAAATTCAAAAATTGATTCGAGAAGCTGATATTTATAGTGCTGAAGATAAGAAATTCCAAGAAATGGCCGAAGCTAAAAGTAAATTGGAAAACTGTGTTTACAAACTTGAAACCGTTTTAAAGAAGCAGGAGGTTAAATTGAAGCTCTCAAAACTGAAGAACATACAAATCAATGCTGCAATCAAAAGGGCCAAAATATTGCTCGATGACAATCACATGCACGAAATAGATGTTCTTAAGAATCATATGAACAAGCTAGATAGTATGTATCTTGACATTATACTATAG